The following coding sequences lie in one Candidatus Diapherotrites archaeon genomic window:
- a CDS encoding ATP-binding protein — protein sequence MLPQFVNREEELKFLERLHKKRGFKLFVLYGRRRIGKTDLLKHFLENKKGVYILATEENLTENIKEFKNKFYELTGKDYFLKIEEKSFYDLFKYLAEEIKNKKAVIVIDEFPYMLNLNKGLLSTFQKITDELFRNSEIMLVLCGSSLSIMENDVLGYRSPLYGRDINYWKLLPFDFRVVYDLVGRIEKAMKVYFVFGNVPYYLKFYNKKEDLFGNIKNNFLVKGLNLYDEPLVLLRQEFKESRTYRLILKYISLGYKTIGKLCSVTGMDKSNIMKYLSTLEETNIIKHILPFGMKRKGYYEIIDPFFRFWFKFVYPNKDKLEIGNIKDVEEPIKKEINSIFGISFEYLIEDLINHKFFVEFSVFSKVYKWWHKDIEIDIIALNEQSKEIIFVECKWQEKVNAEKIVKELAEKSMHVNWHNNERKECYAVFAKSFSKKIRNHENKKVYCFGLKDIERILKR from the coding sequence ATGCTACCACAATTTGTAAATAGAGAAGAAGAATTAAAATTTCTAGAAAGGCTTCATAAGAAAAGAGGCTTCAAACTATTTGTCCTTTATGGGAGAAGAAGAATTGGAAAAACGGACTTATTAAAACATTTTTTGGAGAACAAAAAAGGGGTTTATATTCTTGCCACAGAAGAAAATTTGACGGAGAATATAAAAGAATTCAAAAACAAATTTTACGAGTTGACAGGCAAGGATTATTTTCTGAAAATTGAAGAAAAAAGCTTCTATGATTTGTTCAAGTATTTAGCAGAGGAAATTAAAAACAAGAAGGCTGTTATAGTTATAGACGAATTCCCTTATATGCTAAATTTAAATAAAGGCTTGCTTTCGACATTTCAGAAAATCACAGATGAATTATTCAGAAACAGCGAGATAATGTTAGTCTTGTGCGGTTCTTCTTTATCGATAATGGAAAATGATGTTTTGGGTTACAGGAGCCCTCTTTATGGGAGGGATATTAATTACTGGAAGCTTCTGCCTTTTGATTTCAGGGTAGTTTATGATTTAGTTGGCAGAATAGAAAAGGCCATGAAGGTTTATTTCGTTTTTGGAAATGTTCCATATTACCTTAAGTTCTACAACAAAAAAGAAGATTTGTTTGGGAACATAAAAAATAATTTTTTGGTAAAGGGATTAAATTTGTATGATGAGCCTTTAGTCCTGCTAAGACAAGAGTTTAAGGAGTCTAGGACATACAGGCTGATTTTGAAATACATCTCTTTAGGATATAAGACTATAGGCAAGTTATGTTCTGTTACAGGAATGGATAAAAGCAATATTATGAAATATCTTTCGACCCTTGAAGAAACAAATATTATAAAGCACATTCTACCTTTCGGCATGAAGAGAAAAGGCTATTATGAGATTATTGATCCTTTCTTTAGGTTTTGGTTTAAGTTTGTTTATCCAAATAAAGACAAGCTTGAAATAGGGAATATTAAAGACGTTGAAGAACCCATAAAGAAAGAGATAAATTCTATTTTTGGGATATCTTTTGAATACTTAATTGAAGATTTAATCAATCATAAATTTTTTGTAGAGTTTTCTGTGTTTTCAAAGGTTTATAAATGGTGGCATAAAGACATAGAAATTGACATTATTGCTCTAAATGAGCAAAGCAAAGAAATAATTTTTGTGGAATGCAAATGGCAGGAAAAAGTTAATGCGGAAAAGATTGTAAAAGAATTGGCTGAAAAGTCAATGCATGTTAACTGGCATAACAATGAAAGAAAGGAATGCTATGCAGTATTTGCAAAAAGCTTCAGTAAAAAAATCAGAAATCATGAAAACAAAAAAGTTTATTGCTTTGGCTTAAAGGACATTGAAAGGATTCTCAAGAGATAG
- a CDS encoding cysteine peptidase family C39 domain-containing protein, whose product MRKLSVPLLKQDKLTCGVTALRMVLQYFGKDVSSSEIIRKIGGIKSYGIRTIKLADFARSLGFRVECYSYNKKLAKGKAEIRKPAKFDIIKFLKKHEKGRFWYNDPKDGKHHKIKEDDLMFAWFNNVLGSSAYLLVLYPKN is encoded by the coding sequence ATGAGAAAGCTTTCTGTTCCTTTATTAAAACAGGATAAATTGACTTGTGGGGTTACTGCTTTAAGGATGGTTCTCCAGTATTTTGGCAAGGATGTTTCTTCAAGTGAAATCATTAGAAAAATTGGGGGCATCAAGAGTTATGGCATTAGAACAATAAAGCTGGCTGATTTTGCTCGAAGTTTAGGATTCAGAGTAGAATGTTATTCTTACAATAAAAAACTAGCAAAAGGAAAAGCAGAAATCAGGAAGCCTGCAAAGTTTGACATAATAAAATTCCTGAAAAAACACGAGAAAGGAAGGTTCTGGTATAATGACCCGAAAGACGGAAAGCATCATAAAATTAAAGAAGACGATTTAATGTTTGCTTGGTTCAACAATGTTCTGGGTTCAAGCGCATATCTATTAGTTTTATACCCGAAAAATTAA
- a CDS encoding NAD(P)-dependent oxidoreductase: MKILITGSSGFIGSELVNHLSGKHEIVKYDLAEGKDILNHNELNEVMKGCDIVVHLAAIRGPFEDKTFSDYFQVNCQGTFNVAQAALENKIKRLIFTSSTTYYGIEKGIPFVKPIKESNPIVTQHVKAEDLNCRDCDIAYSTSKVIAEQILANYGMMKKFEVIILRIGPTRKRGEYKPFLGIQVKIENVLQAIEASITTNKKLWYESFTILDASKDADLSKAKKILGYKPV; this comes from the coding sequence ATGAAAATCCTTATAACTGGAAGTTCTGGCTTCATTGGAAGCGAATTAGTCAATCATTTGTCTGGAAAGCATGAAATCGTAAAATATGATTTGGCTGAAGGAAAAGACATTTTAAATCATAATGAATTAAATGAGGTAATGAAAGGCTGTGATATTGTTGTACATCTTGCGGCAATAAGGGGTCCATTTGAAGATAAAACCTTTTCTGATTATTTTCAGGTGAACTGCCAAGGAACATTTAATGTTGCCCAAGCTGCATTGGAAAATAAAATAAAACGCTTAATTTTTACGAGTTCAACGACTTATTATGGCATAGAAAAAGGAATCCCTTTCGTGAAGCCAATAAAGGAATCAAACCCAATTGTAACCCAGCACGTTAAAGCCGAAGACTTGAATTGCAGGGACTGTGATATTGCTTATTCAACGAGCAAGGTTATTGCGGAACAGATTCTTGCAAATTACGGTATGATGAAAAAATTTGAGGTAATAATTCTAAGGATTGGCCCTACAAGGAAGAGGGGAGAATACAAGCCATTTCTGGGAATTCAAGTAAAAATAGAAAATGTACTGCAAGCCATTGAAGCATCAATAACAACAAACAAAAAATTATGGTACGAATCATTCACAATTTTAGATGCATCAAAAGATGCAGACCTCTCCAAAGCAAAAAAGATTTTGGGTTATAAACCAGTTTAA
- the albA gene encoding DNA-binding protein Alba, translating into MATNADENTIFIGKKGTMAYVLAVVTQINNGAKEILIKARGKAISRAVDVAEIVKNKFVTDLKIARIGISTEEIHSEEGNPLKVSAIEISMKK; encoded by the coding sequence ATGGCAACAAACGCAGACGAAAACACAATCTTCATAGGAAAAAAAGGAACAATGGCATATGTTCTTGCAGTGGTAACACAAATAAACAACGGAGCAAAAGAAATTCTCATAAAAGCAAGGGGAAAAGCAATAAGCAGGGCAGTGGACGTAGCAGAAATAGTCAAAAACAAGTTTGTGACAGACCTCAAGATTGCAAGAATAGGCATTTCCACAGAAGAGATACACTCAGAGGAAGGCAACCCACTCAAGGTGTCAGCCATAGAAATATCCATGAAAAAATGA